The following proteins are co-located in the Argopecten irradians isolate NY chromosome 9, Ai_NY, whole genome shotgun sequence genome:
- the LOC138331561 gene encoding synaptosomal-associated protein 29-like, with protein MANPFLEEDEMSGPRGPSNRGFGEIEDGRRNILEQINASEDRQLESTRRALSSIYDSERMGVATAEELTRQGEQLNNIEGKVTDIDKNMTTTQKHLNSIKSVFGGIKNWWSSKKDDSNPQPKEVETASRLKDAIANQGVSEGAGAARRKTDTSGFGDDDDDLDSRFMAGSRKPASSAGYRQASGQQQILQPVTGSSREDETNDNLAMMSDGMSRLRDLALGLGDEISRQNDQIDRIAPKVDNVNVKIDDQNRQMRRILHK; from the exons ATGGCTAACCCGTTTCTTGAAGAGGACGAAATGAGTGGCCCTAGAGGGCCTTCAAATCGCGGATTCGGAGAAATAGAAGATGGAAGAAGAAATATTCTGGAACAGATTAATGCCTCAGAAGATCGCCAACTTGAAAGCACAAGAAGAGCTCTCAGTAGTATATACGATTCCGAGAGGATGGGAGTAGCTACAGCAGAG GAACTGACGCGTCAGGGGGAACAACTCAATAATATAGAAGGCAAAGtgacagatattgataaaaatatgacaaccacaCAGAAACATTTAAATTCCATCAAAAGTGTTTTTGGAGGAATAAAAAATTGGTGGTCATCTAAAAAAGACGATTCCAATCCTCAACCCAAAGAAGTAGAAACAGCAAGTCGACTAAAGGACGCCATTGCTAATCAAGGTGTTTCTGAGGGCGCTGGAGCTGCGCGAAGGAAAACAGACACTTCCGGGTTCGGTGACGATGACGATGATCTGGACAGTAGGTTTATGGCAGGTTCTAGGAAACCAGCTTCAAGTGCAGGTTACAGACAAGCTTCAGGACAGCAGCAGATTCTTCAGCCGGTTACAGGCAGTAGTCGAGAGGATGAAACTAACGATAATTTag CCATGATGTCGGATGGAATGAGTCGATTACGAGATCTTGCTTTAGGACTTGGAGATGAGATCTCTCGTCAGAACGATCAGATTGATCGCATCGCGCCTAAAGTGGACAATGTGAACGTGAAAATAGATGATCAGAATCGACAGATGAGGAGGATTCTACACAAATGA